TCGTTGGTGATCGTCAGCGTGTAGGTGATCACGTCGCCCTCACCCGAGTCGACCGGCTGGTCGCCATCGGTCGCGGCGTCCTTCACCAGCACGAGGTTCACGTCGCCCACCGGGTGGTCGACCACGCACGGGTCGTCCTCCTCGAGCACGGGGCACTCGCCGTCGCCGGTCGGCGCGACCACGTTGTGGAGGAGCTCGCCCGTTGCGTCGGCGTCGACGGTGACCGAGTAACTGACGGTGGCCACGTCGCCGGGCTGGAGGTCGGGGATGTCCCACGTCAGCACGCCATCGACGGGGCCGCTGAGTCCGCTGGCCAGCGGGAGCTGGAGCGTCGCGTTGTCGAGGACGTCGGAGACGTCATCGAGCGCCACCGCGTCGGTGACCGGCACCTCGGACGTGTTCGTCGCGGTCAGCGTGTACGTCACCGTGGATCCGGCCGGCACGGTGGCGCCGTCAACGGGGTCCGAACTCTTCTCCAGCTCCCAGAACGGCAGCGGGCAGGCCTCGAGCGTGATGGTCCTCATGAGGTCGGTCTCGGGGTCGGCGCCGACACGGTGGAGCACCACGTCGTAGTCGCCCGGCGGGAGCGGGTTGAAGGTGCCGCTCAGCGTTCCGCTCGCGGCTTCGAACGAGACCGTGCCGACGACCTCGGTGGTGCCGGCGACGTACACGGTCAGCTCGTAGTCGAACGAGATCGCGAGGTCGGACAGGTCGTACTCGATGGTGCGCCCCTCGGTGACCACGGCCGGGCACGGCGCGACCGAGAGCACCACGCCGACCGGCGGCAGGTTGCAGTCGTTCTCGAAGATCGGCAGGAGATCGAGGTTCAGGCCCGGGAAGTGGTGCTGCCCGCCGTCCTTGTCGAAGTAGTCGAACTCGGGGATGATGTCGCCGAAGTCCTGGTGCATCGAGTGCGCGTGGTTCGCGTCGTACTCGTCGTTCGGGTCGCCGTTGGGGTCGATGATGGAGCGCACGCTCGGGCTGATGAACACGTACGGGTTCGTCGCGCTCGCCGTCGCGTGGCAGATGTCCACGTGGTCGTTCCACTCGGGGATGGTCGTCACGGGCGGTCCCCCGGCGTCGGCGGGTGCGACCCGGGCGGCGGCCTGTTGGGCGGTCGCATCGGAGAGCGTCGCCTCCGGTTCGGACCCGACCGCGGGCGCCGCCGCCGGATCCGGTTCGGGTGGCGGCGGCGACTCCTCCACCGCGGCGAGCGGTGCCTCCGCCTCGACGACGGGGTCGGGCGCCGGCGCCGGCTCCGCGGCCGGCTCGGCCACGGGCTCCGTCGCGACGGTCGCCTCGGTCCCGACTGGATCCGCCGGGATCTCCTCGGCGGCCGCCACAGTCGGGGCGCCGAAGATCACGAGTGCGCCGACGACGGCGCCGGCGAGGATGGTGCGAATGCCTCCACGCGCCCGCATTCCGGAGGAATGGCGCGCGTGACGGGTCTGCATGATCGGGTACATGACAGCTCCAGGGATACGGGTTCAGAGCCGGCTCGGGTAAGGGGCTCAGGACCGCCAGTCTGCGCTCGTCACCGGTGCCATTCCAAGGATTTCTCGTATTTGTCCCCCGAAGACGGGGGGCGGCCCGAGGCGTGCGCCATGAGCTTCGGCGGTCCCTGCCGAGCCGCTTTCCGCCGCCCGGTCGACCCGTCGCTAGTGTGGAGCCGTGAGCGAGCGCACCCCGATCGACGATGATCCGCTGGGGACCGCGGCGCCGCATCCCGTGTCGCGGAACGAGGCCTTCAAGGAGCGCTTCGAAGAGCCGATCAGCCGGGTCAGCGACCTGACGCATCGCACTATGGCGCTGTTCCCGGTGCGAGTGTGGCGCCACTTCCTCGCCCGCAACGGCTTCCTGCTCTCGTCGGGCATGAGCTACCAAGCGCTCTTCGCCATCTTCGCGGCCGTCTACGTCGTGTTCGCGGTCGCCGGCATCTGGCTCACCGCGGACTCGCAGACGCTCAACGCGTTCATCGCGCTCCTCAACTCGTATGCGCCGGGCCTCATCGGCGACGACGGCATCATCTCGACCGACGACCTGTACACCATCGCCACGACGAGCACGAGCCTCTTCGGCTGGACGGGCGCCGTCGCCCTGGCCGGCCTGATCTGGACCGCGATCGGGTGGATCACCTACTCGCGGATCGCCGTGCGCAGCATCTTCCTCCTGCCCAAGGACACCCGCGCCTATGTGCTGCTGAAGACGCGCGACTTCATCGTCGGGCTCCTGTTCGGCACGATCCTCCTCCTCGCCACCGTGCTCACCGTGGCCACCACCTCGCTCTGGACCTGGCTGGTCGCCCTGCTCCACCTGTCACCCGACTCGGTGTGGTCGAACCTCCTGTTCCAGGCCGGATCGATGCTGGTCGTCTTCGTGATCGACGCCGCCGCGCTGGCGG
This DNA window, taken from Agromyces sp. 3263, encodes the following:
- a CDS encoding YihY/virulence factor BrkB family protein; the protein is MSERTPIDDDPLGTAAPHPVSRNEAFKERFEEPISRVSDLTHRTMALFPVRVWRHFLARNGFLLSSGMSYQALFAIFAAVYVVFAVAGIWLTADSQTLNAFIALLNSYAPGLIGDDGIISTDDLYTIATTSTSLFGWTGAVALAGLIWTAIGWITYSRIAVRSIFLLPKDTRAYVLLKTRDFIVGLLFGTILLLATVLTVATTSLWTWLVALLHLSPDSVWSNLLFQAGSMLVVFVIDAAALAVLFRFLSGAAMPWRRMWVGSLLGSAALTVLQLLGGLVITGAGKNPLLATFAVFIALLLWFRLTGIVILVAASWIAVEAFDHNETLRRVTPEQLVEEERAREQEALLTAARVRVREARADLERAGWFERISARRRLSRAEGELARLEAAAASPAPDEVGGLP